CTGTCGAACGTGCGCGCAATCGAGAAAAAGCGCTCGCCATGGGGCATTTCGAGCCACTGGCAGAGCATTTCGCCGGGCCGCTGCATCGCGCTGTGAAGGCTCCAGAGCGGACAACTGCCGCCCTGAACCGCAAAGGGGAAGCCCGCCCCGTCCATGCGGCGCACCACATTGCCCGCGTTGTCGACTTCCACCTGAAAGAACGGCACGCCTTCCTGTCCGGGCTTGGCCAGCGTGGCGAGGCGCCGCGCGACATGGACCCATTCGAGGGCGAACAACCCGGCCAGCGAATCGAGGTCGTAGGCCTGCGCTTCTGCCGCGCGGGCAAAGCGGTCGTAGGGCATCAGGATCGCCGCCGCGCCGCGCTCGGCCAGCGCCCGCCGCACGAGCTGGGCCGCCGTCGCGCTGGCAAAGCTTTCGCCGCGCACGATCTGGGCAATCGTCGTGCGCAGCGAGGTATAGGCCAGATGCAGCCCGATCTGCCACAGCCGCCGCTGGGGGCCGAGGCTTTCGTCGAGCAGCAATTGCTCGTTGTGGCGGTCATAGCGCGAAAGCGCGCCCATCATCACGCTGGCGGGCATGGCGCGCACCCGCACCCCGCGCGTGCGCAGCCATTCGGCGGGGCGGTCGCTTGTTGCCGGGCCAATCGCCTCGATCTCGCTGGCCAGCGCCTCGGCCTCGGCTTCCAGCGTGGCGAACCAGTGGCCGCGCGCGGCCAGAAACCGCCGCGCTTCGCCCTGCGGGTCGCTGGCCGGGGTGGGGGCATGGGCCTCGCGCCCTTCGGCCAGCGCCTGGCTGGCGCGGGCATGGGCACCATGCAGGCGCAGCAAAGCCTCGGTAATGCCCGGATAGCTGGTGGCGACATCGGCCACTTCGAGCGCGGGAAGGTCGATTTCGGCAAACAGCGGATCGCGCAGCGCTTCGGCCAGGCGGCGGGCGTGGTCGTCGCGTTCCTGTGCGGCCAGATCGGCCATGTCGAGCCGGTAGGTCGCGGCCAGCCGCAACAGGAGGTCGGCGGTCAGCGGGCGCTGGTTGCGCTCGATCAGGGCGATGTAGCTGGGCGAGACGCCCATTTCCTCGGCCATGGCCTGCTGGGTGAGCCCCAGTTCGCGGCGCAGGCGCTTGATGCGCGGGCCGAGGTAAAGCGGGCGGGACGGGGCAGGAGGACGCGCCAAGGGAGATGCTCCGAAAGAGTGTGGCGCGGCGATCTTGTCACGCCTGCACAACTTTACAAGCATAACCTGTAAAGTTTGACAACAAGACCCCGGAGCGCATTCCGCGACTCACCCCGTTTGCCTATTTCCTGTCTCAACGGAACAGACACGAAGTCACCGGAAGGGATAGATGCCATGACCTACCAGCAAGCCATCACCGAGGCCGACCGCACGATCACCCCCAACACCCACTGGGATGGCATCGCGGCCGAATCGGTGGCCCGCATGCGGCTTCAGAACCGCTTCCGCACCGGCCTCGACATCGCCCGCTACACCGCCGGGATCATGCGCCGCGACATGGCTGCCTATGACGCCGACCCTGCCAACTACACCCAGTCGCTGGGTTGCTGGCACGGCTTCATCGGCCAGCAGAAGATGATCTCGATCAAGAAGCACTTCGGCACCACCAAGGGGCGCTACCTGTACCTCTCGGGCTGGATGGTCGCGGCGCTGCGCAGCGAGTTCGGTCCTCTGCCCGACCAGTCGATGCACGAGAAGACCAGCGTTCCGGCCCTGATCGAAGAACTCTACACGTTCCTTCGCCAGGCCGACGCCCGCGAACTCAACCAGCTTTTCCGCGACCTCGATGCGGCGCGTGAAGCTGGCGACCAGGTCAAGGCGGCCAAGATCCAGAGCGAGATCGAAAACCACGAAACCCATGTGGTTCCGATCGTCGCCGACATCGACGCCGGTTTCGGCAACGCCGAAGCGACCTATCTGCTGGCCAAGAAGTTCATCGAAGCGGGCGCCTGCTGCATCCAGATCGAGAACCAGGTCTCGGACGAAAAGCAGTGCGGCCACCAGGACGGCAAGGTTACCGTTCCGCACGACGACTTCCTCGCAAAGATCCGCGCGGTGCGTTACGCCTTCCTCGAACTGGGCGTGGACGATGGCGTGATCGTGGCCCGCACCGACTCGCTCGGCGCTGGCCTGACCAAGCAGATCGCCTTCACCCGTGAAGCGGGCGACATCGGCGACCAGTACAACGCCTTCCTCGATTGCGATCCGGTCGATCCGGCTGCGATCGGTCACGGCGACGTGCTGATCACCCGCGACGGCCAGCTGATGAAGCCCAAGCGCCTGCCTTCGAACCTCTACCAGTTCCGTCCGGGAACCGGCGAGGACCGTTGCGTGCTCGACTGCATCACCAGCCTCCAGAACGGCGCCGACCTGCTCTGGATCGAAACCGAAAAGCCGCACATCGGCCAGATCGGCGGGATGGTCTCGCGTATCCGCGAAGTGATCCCGAACGCCAAGCTGGTCTACAACAACTCGCCCAGCTTCAACTGGACGCTCAACTTCCGCCAGCAGGTCTTCGATGCCTGGGCT
The genomic region above belongs to Novosphingobium sp. IK01 and contains:
- a CDS encoding short-chain fatty acyl-CoA regulator family protein yields the protein MARPPAPSRPLYLGPRIKRLRRELGLTQQAMAEEMGVSPSYIALIERNQRPLTADLLLRLAATYRLDMADLAAQERDDHARRLAEALRDPLFAEIDLPALEVADVATSYPGITEALLRLHGAHARASQALAEGREAHAPTPASDPQGEARRFLAARGHWFATLEAEAEALASEIEAIGPATSDRPAEWLRTRGVRVRAMPASVMMGALSRYDRHNEQLLLDESLGPQRRLWQIGLHLAYTSLRTTIAQIVRGESFASATAAQLVRRALAERGAAAILMPYDRFARAAEAQAYDLDSLAGLFALEWVHVARRLATLAKPGQEGVPFFQVEVDNAGNVVRRMDGAGFPFAVQGGSCPLWSLHSAMQRPGEMLCQWLEMPHGERFFSIARTFDSPAGPGLPPIRRTLALVCAAQHAERLVYARAIAAEPTPVGTTCRLCQRAQCLSRTQPPLGREILPDDYRRLAVPFVFSES
- a CDS encoding isocitrate lyase → MTYQQAITEADRTITPNTHWDGIAAESVARMRLQNRFRTGLDIARYTAGIMRRDMAAYDADPANYTQSLGCWHGFIGQQKMISIKKHFGTTKGRYLYLSGWMVAALRSEFGPLPDQSMHEKTSVPALIEELYTFLRQADARELNQLFRDLDAAREAGDQVKAAKIQSEIENHETHVVPIVADIDAGFGNAEATYLLAKKFIEAGACCIQIENQVSDEKQCGHQDGKVTVPHDDFLAKIRAVRYAFLELGVDDGVIVARTDSLGAGLTKQIAFTREAGDIGDQYNAFLDCDPVDPAAIGHGDVLITRDGQLMKPKRLPSNLYQFRPGTGEDRCVLDCITSLQNGADLLWIETEKPHIGQIGGMVSRIREVIPNAKLVYNNSPSFNWTLNFRQQVFDAWAAAGKDVSAYDRARLMSVDYDTTDLAAEADERIRTFQRDAAREAGIFHHLITLPTYHTAALSTDNLAKEYFGEQGMLGYVKGVQRQEIRQGIACVKHQAMAGSDIGDDHKEYFAGDAALKAGGADNTMNQFAAA